One genomic window of Parasteatoda tepidariorum isolate YZ-2023 chromosome 9, CAS_Ptep_4.0, whole genome shotgun sequence includes the following:
- the LOC107440005 gene encoding LOW QUALITY PROTEIN: uncharacterized protein (The sequence of the model RefSeq protein was modified relative to this genomic sequence to represent the inferred CDS: substituted 1 base at 1 genomic stop codon), translated as MNKTNLKFDSEAQKLFKLLTETEIATIDQLQQYNEENQNRICINTLLAIKNSIKTNDEAIFRELCRILALLSDLNIFPDLMSRLDKDDNPFIKSNVIIMACKYNRLEILNHVLSESPSILRNLSSKDDGNFPSPADNDDECHNAFYYAVRTGNTQLLEVLMKKWPLDYFSTHIQELCILLSKSFNELMLKNVDVSTEMKMYIHSFLLDNYFEQVIPSDSTDYSHDDIQESLSLILEYSGLVQAMYKISESKYQMVFLAKQIAQNIMSSKKRLKSTYDRIPWEEMEFHLISFIRYLSNQGSYINCFVTENDFVKYLNNFCECLANETKEINLIDKEVLRELPEKIKRDDVVGCIISKYPHFEEFYQNYQIIRDHESLNIIKKYVDIVIEVDSLENSGKTVIARALQVLGENLKNTLESPKLSSATNDKLMLFIPGKTNAILKFLRDSFSHGFPLITCKYIEEMYGSEFYTFVQNDLKTLAHGITLALQKINFITVRTLLQRVCECEDMNEFNEILRMIRMLTIKPDLTNILPNNAIMNALEKLVSDLNEIIKEKSHFEEIIFSKIEDIIKFEKSHLKNSGNEFELTMTLLSTAHNVESQMGGCLMSGVKNFIREKLKELKPKTMLQGRSTLGILLYQLVKSVKDKIEERDSLKFYSIISKFFYIFNSEGLEIKNLQELKKNFTKTKKITIDNIRKIKKSSTTFYQDILSNDIAALKKIIHEHNLSENDVDSFLRYKINFKIQVEIEMLILSLLSSLERSEHYLITSQLSNEDDSLLVGRYLRNYLAHGNPVVDILMDSTQSIFLFAVNIIKHDIYRKANFTIKQKTNRTNAKSIVENQERLFCAFANDSFNDVIHWIKKGADIHGRDSDLMTALHFASKSSNIDNIKFLIDRGLNPKIKDFCDRNILHVAAAMGRVDIVNYIIKELKISVHQKCKQNQTPLHIATENGCFDVVKTLLQHMGTIDVGPLFHTPIFKAVINNNAKIVDLFLPHIEDINSIRSSXNLTFLHVAAEMGLQDMVIYFLNRGADVNSEADNLLTPLHLASYAGHTETVQTLISKGANVNAKDSFGCPLHYAAINGHSCIVEVLLIHGADINALGDRQCLPLHLAIKKGHINVLKTLIKYGLSIKDVAKNDASLFEYAIPHKNLELINILIDNKAPINARNNNGNTPLHLSVRDGSTDIVSRLIECGADINASNKNGLTPLSLAIRLGYFEIADKLLSASADIHSVNNEGQTLLHICALNSADLVLLDEGCELNGVESNHNFIQSSRLDIFKKLLVKGSDFEARDIFGRTSLHEACNSGYIEIVQYLIDLMTDIDIQDKQGFTPLHYAVSSNHLEIVNILIASGKCSLKSKTLKNDTVLCLSSKKNYAELTRFLISKGADVNDGDPLYKSLVQGNQDICIILLQKKSTDIEKQFRGKSETLLHLATLKGMERLVSYVLDKKKKLSNLTDINDSLSLAIHSGFDDIVSVLLTHGADVNIVFEDHTTPLHIATARGHSKIIKILLDSGADFNKVTTKYPRPIAWAVWQGHLDSVKIFFENTNVNVNEKLDGKFTFLHIAAKYGHLDIIKFLISKNAIVNIADSEGSKPVHFAVQSGNLIVVKYFIQINEKILTERGFQNRTSLHYAVETGQAEMVKFLIENGLNVNESSDYGRRPIHLAAKFGFDDVLKVLLDNGAQYDCVDDIFHNTPLLLTVNEGIKKMLQMIKELFLAVKCNNISNLKSLIEKGACINAKDLKDATLLHYAAWKGYANIIQILLENGGEPNARGKNDATPLHYASKYGKLEAAKTLLENGAIYNVMTADRKTPLGLASSNDVVDLLKLIDHAFKCVLNCNIQILSKLENFKNSYSLKSVAGAKNREGKTLITCAMLNDFPKLGDLKNIFFKNCQTSIDECIKLILKENYDEALRNLNDFQKKTAQNIGLDNPISLESDEISAFIMYKQQKYKQALDIFEKIFEKKKEIFGLSDGRTLNTQFTIATIFHKLGRFSESLKICEEVYTQQNKIFGLDHVPTLITLCHMTEVLCALERPEDALKKNNIALKKFIQMFGPFTDLTVLAQNCLGHILTDLGRYDEALTCYECVYEYNNKVLNSSHSETLLALFKTKRVLCLRNLTDKSLKELRDVLEIQKKILGSEHIYTVYAEMTVGELLFKSGKYEEGIKIYKDSVEKQKAILGDDHSAAFKLDLRGEKMKNFMDLENSSDSGGLHETKQFPASHEMLFNELFNFVTIDSEERTILHFAASEGHLHLVKDALKKGCNLMQTTQKGNTALHIASSKGHAEIAEKLLMHAKENSFDELNTFVNARTRNGGNSALHAAASIEIVKICLKYGAIYNIRNKDGKTPKDYTTVKEISDFLQHVEELFIGASIGDSKLISKLKNLQSEEKLAVSNARNEQNHTLFQVAVNKGHENIIEWIKLNV; from the coding sequence atgaataaaacaaatttgaaattcgatAGTGAAGCACAGAAGTTATTCAAGTTGCTAACGGAAACAGAAATTGCAACCATTGACCAGCTTCAGCaatacaatgaagaaaatcagaATCGTATTTGCATAAATACTTTACTAGcgataaaaaattccattaaaactaATGATGAAGCAATATTTCGAGAATTATGTCGCATCTTGGCATTACTGAGTGATTTGAACATTTTTCCAGACTTAATGTCTCGCCTTGATAAAGACGACAATCCTTTTATAAAGTCTAATGTGATAATAATGGCTTGCAAATACAACCGATTGGAAATCTTGAATCACGTGCTCAGTGAAAGTCCTTCTATTTTGAGAAATCTCTCCAGTAAAGACGATGGAAATTTTCCTTCGCCTGCCGATAATGATGATGAATGTCACAACGCCTTTTATTACGCAGTACGCACAGGAAATACGCAGCTCTTAGAGGTTTTGATGAAGAAGTGGCCATTGGATTATTTTTCGACACACATCCAAGAGCTGTGTATTCTCCTGTCAAAAAGCTTCAATGAgttaatgctaaaaaatgttGATGTATCAACCgaaatgaaaatgtatataCACAGCTTTTTGCTAGACAACTACTTTGAGCAAGTCATTCCATCAGACTCAACTGATTATTCTCACGATGATATCCAAGAAAGTTTGTCACTTATTTTGGAGTACAGTGGTTTAGTTCAAGCGATGTATAAAATCAGCGAATCAAAGTATCAGATGGTTTTCTTAGCGAAACAAATAGCTCAGAATATAATGTCATCCAAAAAAAGACTGAAATCTACATATGATAGAATTCCTTGGGAAGAGATGGAATTTCACTTAATCTCCTTCATCCGGTATCTGAGTAATCAAGGAAGTTACATCAACTGCTTTGTTACAGAGAATGACTTTGTAAAATACCTTAATAATTTCTGTGAGTGCCTGGCcaatgaaacaaaagaaattaatcttaTAGATAAAGAAGTGTTGAGAGAgcttcctgaaaaaataaaacgtgaTGATGTGGTAGGCTGCATAATTTCCAAATATCcgcattttgaagaattttaccaaaactatcAGATAATTCGTGATCATGAATCTCtcaatattattaagaaatatgtcGACATAGTGATAGAAGTAGACAGTCTTGAAAACAGCGGGAAAACTGTTATTGCTAGAGCTCTGCAAGTTTTAGgagagaatttgaaaaatacactAGAATCGCCTAAACTGTCTTCTGCAACCAATGACAAATTGATGCTGTTTATACCTGGCAAAactaatgctattttaaaattcttacgaGATTCCTTTTCGCATGGTTTTCCGTTAATAACCTGTAAATATATTGAAGAAATGTATGGTTCAGAATTTTACACATTTGTTCAGAATGACTTGAAAACTCTAGCCCACGGAATTACATTGgcacttcagaaaataaattttataactgtcagaACTCTGTTACAGAGAGTTTGTGAATGTGAAGACATGAATGAATTCAATGAGATTCTTCGAATGATTCGAATGTTAACTATTAAGCCTgatttaacaaacattttaccAAATAACGCTATTATGAATGCACTGGAAAAGCTTGTATCTGATTTAAacgaaattataaaagaaaaatcacattttgaagaaattatctTCTCAAAAATAGAAgatatcattaaatttgaaaagagtcatttgaaaaattcaggaaatgaatttgaattaacCATGACGTTGTTAAGTACTGCACACAATGTTGAGAGTCAAATGGGTGGTTGTTTGATGTCTGgagtaaagaattttattagagaaaaactaaaagaaCTAAAACCTAAAACCATGTTGCAAGGCAGGAGCACATTGGGAATATTGCTATACCAGTTAGTCAAGAGCgtaaaagataaaatagaaGAAAGGGATTCATTGAAATTCTActctataatttcaaaatttttttacatatttaatagtgAAGGGCTGGAAATTAAAAACCTGCAGGAACTTAAAAAGAACTTTAccaaaactaagaaaataactattgataatattagaaaaataaaaaagtcatcaACCACATTTTATCAGGATATCCTGTCAAACGATATAGcagctttaaagaaaattatacacGAACATAATCTATCTGAAAATGACGTGGATTCATTTCTtaggtataaaattaatttcaaaatacaggTAGAAATTGAAATGCTTATATTATCACTTTTGTCTAGCTTAGAGCGTTCTGagcattatttaataactagTCAGCTATCTAACGAAGATGACTCTCTACTAGTAGGCAGATATCTAAGGAATTACTTAGCACATGGAAATCCTGTTGTGGATATTTTAATGGATTCAACTcagtcaatatttttatttgcagtgaATATTATCAAGCATGATATCTAtcgaaaagcaaattttaccatCAAACAGAAAACGAATCGAACGAATGCAAAATCTATTGTTGAAAATCAGGAAAGACTGTTTTGTGCTTTTGCTAATGACTCCTTCAATGATGTGATACACTGGATAAAAAAAGGAGCTGATATCCATGGAAGAGACAGCGACTTGATGACAGCTTTacattttgcttcaaaatcaTCTAAcattgataatataaaattcttaattgatCGTGGATTGAACccaaaaataaaggatttttgtGATAGAAATATTCTCCACGTTGCTGCAGCTATGGGTCGTGTAgacatagttaattatataattaaagaacTGAAAATCTCAGTTCATCAAAAGTGCAAACAAAATCAAACACCTCTTCATATTGCGACAGAAAATGGTTGTTTTGACGTTGTGAAAACTTTACTTCAACACATGGGTACAATTGATGTTGGGCCACTATTTCATACGCCAATTTTTAAAGCTGTGATTAATAACAATGCCAAAATTGTAGATTTATTTCTTCCTCATATAGAAGATATAAACTCGATCCGAAGttcatgaaatttaactttcttaCATGTTGCAGCGGAAATGGGTCTTCAAGACatggtaatttattttcttaatagagGAGCAGATGTTAACTCTGAAGCTGACAATTTGCTCACGCCTTTGCATCTAGCTTCCTACGCTGGTCATACAGAAACTGTTCAAACATTGATTTCAAAAGGAGCGAACGTAAATGCTAAGGATTCATTTGGCTGCCCACTTCATTACGCTGCTATAAATGGGCACTCATGTATTGTTGaagttttattgatacatggTGCAGATATAAACGCTTTAGGCGATCGACAATGTTTGCCTTTGCATTTAGCCATTAAGAAAGGGCATATCAATGTATTAAAAACGCTAATAAAATACGGTTTAAGCATTAAAGATGTTGCAAAGAATGATGCTTCTTTATTTGAGTATGCCATACCACATAAGAATTTAGaactgattaatattttaattgataacaaAGCGCCCATTAATGCAAGGAATAATAATGGTAACACTCCTCTTCATCTAAGCGTACGAGATGGTTCTACAGATATCGTAAGTCGGCTAATCGAATGTGGAGCTGATATTAatgcttcaaataaaaatggtttaacACCTTTGAGTCTTGCCATAAGACTAGGTTATTTTGAGATAGCTGATAAACTATTATCGGCATCGGCTGATATTCATTCCGTTAATAATGAAGGGCAAACTTTACTGCATATCTGTGCTTTAAATTCTGCAGATTTGGTCTTACTGGATGAAGGTTGCGAATTAAATGGTGTAGaaagtaatcataattttattcaatcaaGCAGgcttgacatttttaaaaaacttttagtaaaagGATCAGATTTTGAGGCTAGAGATATTTTTGGTAGAACATCTTTACACGAAGCTTGCAATTCAGGTTACATTGAAATCGTGCAATATTTAATCGATTTAATGACCGACATTGATATCCAAGACAAACAAGGATTTACACCCTTACATTACGCTGTTAGCAGTAATCATCTCGAAATAGTTAATATACTGATAGCGAGTGggaaatgttctttaaaatctaagacattaaaaaatgatactgTGTTATGCTTGTCGTCAAAAAAGAATTATGCTGAATTAACACGATTTTTAATCAGTAAAGGAGCGGACGTAAATGATGGTGACCCACTCTATAAATCTCTAGTGCAAGGTAACCAGGATATATGCATAATTCTTCTCCAAAAAAAGTCAACTGATATCGAGAAACAGTTTCGAGGTAAAAGTGAAACTTTACTTCATCTCGCTACCCTCAAAGGCATGGAACGATTGGTGTCTTACGTTTTAgacaaaaagaagaaactttCTAATTTAACTGACATTAACGATTCTTTGTCTTTGGCAATTCACAGCGGTTTTGATGATATTGTATCAGTCTTATTAACGCATGGAGCGGATGTGAACATAGTCTTTGAAGATCATACTACACCTTTGCACATAGCAACTGCACGAGGTCAttccaaaatcataaaaatattgttagacAGCGGAGCAGATTTCAATAAAGTGACTACAAAATATCCTAGACCCATTGCATGGGCTGTATGGCAAGGTCATTTGGactcagtaaaaatatttttcgagaaTACAAATGTAAacgtaaatgaaaaattagacgGCAAATTCACTTTTTTACATATAGCTGCCAAATATGGTCACCTAGAcatcataaaatttcttataagcAAAAATGCCATTGTGAATATAGCTGATAGTGAAGGCTCAAAACCCGTACACTTCGCAGTTCAAAGCGGAAATTTGATTGTTGTTAAATACTTTAttcaaatcaatgaaaaaattttaacagaacgTGGCTTTCAAAATAGGACATCACTTCACTATGCAGTTGAAACAGGCCAAGCagaaatggttaaatttttaatagaaaacgGACTAAATGTCAATGAATCTAGTGATTATGGAAGAAGACCAATTCATTTAGCCGCAAAATTTGGTTTTGATGATGTACTCAAAGTACTTCTTGACAACGGTGCGCAATACGACTGCGTTGATGACATTTTTCATAATACACCATTGCTTCTAACTGTTAATGAAGGTATTAAGAAAATGTTACAAATGATTAAGGAGCTCTTTCTCGCCGTAAAATgcaacaatatttcaaatttaaaatcacttattgAAAAAGGAGCTTGCATCAATGCAAAGGATTTAAAAGATGCGACACTTTTGCACTACGCGGCCTGGAAAGGTTATGCtaacattattcaaattttattagaaaatggtGGAGAACCAAATGCTCGAGGGAAAAACGACGCCACACCACTTCATTATGCGTCAAAGTATGGCAAACTTGAAGCAGCTAAAACTCTACTAGAAAACGGTGCTATATACAATGTAATGACAGCAGACAGGAAAACTCCTCTTGGTCTAGCCTCAAGCAATGACGTTGTTGATCTATTAAAATTGATAGATCACGCTTTTAAATGTGTTCTGAATTGCAATATTCAGATTTTAAGTAAgctagaaaatttcaaaaactcttATTCATTAAAATCCGTAGCGGGTGCAAAAAACAGGGAAGGGAAAACTCTAATAACTTGTGCTATGCTCAATGATTTTCCCAAATTAGGCGatctaaagaatatatttttcaaaaactgtcaAACATCAATAGATGAATGTATCAAGTTAATCCTTAAGGAAAACTATGATGAAgctttgagaaatttaaatgattttcagaagaaaacagCTCAAAATATTGGTTTAGATAATCCAATTTCATTGGAATCTGATGAAATATCAGCATTTATAATGTATAAGCAACAAAAGTATAAACAAGCACttgatatttttgagaaaatattcgaaaaaaagaaagagattttTGGCCTCAGCGACGGTCGTACCTTGAATACACAATTTACTATTGCAACAATCTTCCACAAATTAGGTAGATTTTCAGAATCATTAAAGATTTGTGAAGAAGTTTACacgcaacaaaacaaaatttttgggtTAGATCACGTTCCTACTTTGATTACATTATGCCATATGACGGAAGTATTATGTGCACTAGAGCGGCCAGAagatgcactgaaaaaaaacaatattgcacttaaaaagtttattcaaatGTTTGGGCCATTCACTGATCTGACAGTATTAGCTCAAAATTGTCTTGGCCATATTTTAACTGACCTGGGAAGATACGACGAAGCGCTGACATGCTATGAATGTGTTTATGAGTACAATAACAAAGTATTAAATTCATCTCATTCGGAAACTCTGTTGGCCCTTTTTAAAACGAAGCGCGTATTATGCCTTCGAAATTTAACTGATAAATCTCTTAAAGAATTACGAGATGTTTtggaaattcagaaaaaaattttgggttCAGAGCACATATATACTGTATATGCGGAAATGACAGTTGGAGAATTGCTGTTCAAGAGCGGTAAATACGAAGAGggtatcaaaatttataaagacagtGTTGAGAAACAAAAAGCTATTTTGGGAGATGATCATTCAGCAGCATTCAAATTGGACCTGCGgggagaaaaaatgaaaaatttcatggaTTTAGAGAATTCGTCGGATTCGGGAGGCTTACACGAAACTAAGCAATTTCCTGCATCACACGAGATGCTTTTTAATGAACTGTTCAACTTCGTAACTATTGATTCCGAAGAGAGAACCATTCTTCATTTTGCTGCGAGTGAAGGTCATTTGCATTTAGTAAAGGATGCATTAAAGAAAGGATGTAATCTTATGCAGACAACCCAAAAAGGAAATACAGCTTTGCACATTGCGTCATCCAAAGGTCACGCTGAAATTGCCGAAAAACTTCTAATGCATGCAAAAGAAAATAGCTTCGATGAATTGAATACATTTGTAAATGCAAGAACAAGGAATGGTGGTAATTCTGCATTGCACGCCGCGGCAAGCATTGAAATTGTCAAGATTTGCCTAAAGTACGGTGCCATCTATAACATACGAAATAAGGATGGAAAAACGCCGAAAGATTACACTacagtaaaagaaatttctgattttttacaACATGTCGAAGAACTTTTCATTGGTGCTTCGATTGGAGACAGCAAGTTAATATCCAAATTAAAGAATCTGCAATCCGAAGAAAAATTAGCAGTTTCAAATGCGAGAAATGAACAGAACCATACATTATTCCAAGTTGCTGTGAATAAAGGACacgaaaatattattgaatggATTAAGCTTAATGTTTAA